The genomic DNA TAAGATCATGAGCCACCGATAGCAGCAATCCAAAGGCAGCATAAgctaaattaatttttagtttcaTTAGCCCTAGATGTACCAACTTCCAACTATATACTATACTGACCTTTATATTATTAGTGTGCATTTACATTCTTTTACACTTTGTAGTGAATGAGTGGGGACCTGATCCATCTACCATGCATACATTGAGCAGAAATAAAGGCATAAACCTAAAAATGTTGCCTGCATTTATTTGCTTAGAAAATTATAATTTGATATATGTGTATTATGTGACACGTATAAAGCAAAGTATAATTTGATATATGTGTATTATGTGACACGTATAAAGCTCCACTAATCTAATGACAAAGTTAGCCCTATTTCCATTAATTTACATCAGATGTGTAATCTATATACTTATATTCTTATATATGCTCTCTAATTTTACAGCCCCAAACTTCACCTTCATGCATAACGCAACAACAGCTCCAGACATATCATACTATGACTACATTATAGTGGGTGGTGGCACTGCTGGCTGCCCCTTGGCCGCCACTCTTTCCCAAAATTACAGCGTTTTGCTACTTGAACGCGGCGGCTCTCCCTATGGCAACCCCAACATTACAAATTTGTCTACCTTTGGCAGTGCACTCTCTGATCTCTCCCCTGCCTCCCCTTCCCAGCGCTTCATCTCTGAGGATGGTGTCATTAACGCCCGCGCCCGCGTGCTAGGCGGCGGGACCTGTCTCAATGCCGGTTTTTACACTCGCGCTCCCCCTGACTACATTAGGTATATTTACGTTTATAATATCTACATAGGTGTAATTAATGTTTACTTGTTGTCACACATTGTTAATTGTTGAATATCAATCTATATAccttgtttaaaaaaatatatgaggatTTATATACAAGCTTCTTATTTGCAGTAAAAAGTAAACTAATTGAACACAAtatattttgtgataaaaaaaaattggttagtTCAAGTGATGAAGAATGGTAGAATAATGagttaggattaagacatgtcAAATGTTCAATTTCCTTGTTAGTATTATGACACGAATTTTCAACAATGACATGATATCATCACGTGACTTATACGTAGTTATGTTCATTCAACATATATAGTCACTAATGAGTAAAAGTATGATTAATAATGATTTAAGAATTATGCTTCTGCAATTAGGGAAGCTGGATGGGACGGGAGATTAGTTAACGAATCATACCAATGGGTAGAGCGCCTTGTGGCGTTTCGGCCGCCAATTCAGGCATGGCAATCGGCGGTGCGCAATGGTTTGATGGAAGCTGGGGTGATGCCTTACAATGGGTTCACTTATGACCATATCTACGGGACGAAGGTCGGAGGAACCATTTTTGATCTGGAGGGACATAGACACACTGCTGCTGATTTATTAGAGTACGCTAACCCCACTGGACTTACTGTGCTCTTGCATGCTTCTGTGCATAAGATCTTGTTTAGAACCAAAGGTTTGTGATCTagttttaattaatataaaaggATTATTTCCAAAAGACCCTATaatcattttaatatattttttgtctTGTGATatttaaaaaggaaaatcaagGCCACTGGCCCATGGGGTGACGTTCAGAGACTCCTCAGGGACCAAGCACAGAGCCTATCTCAAAAACGGGTCCAAAAACGAGATCATTATATCATCTGGTGCACTCGGAAGCCCACAGCTTCTAATGCTGAGTGGAGTGGGCCCAGCAGAACAACTTAAGGCCCACAACATCACAGTGGTGGTGGCCCAGCCCATGGTTGGGCAAGGCATGTCTGACAACCCCATGAATGCAATTTTTGTGCCCTCTCCAATCCCTGCGGAGGTCTCACTGATTCAGGTGGTAGGGATCACCCACTTTGGAAGCTACATTGAAGCTGCCAGTGGTGAAAACTTTGCTGGCGGTTCTACTACCAAAGACTTTGGAATGTTCTCTCCCAAGGTATCCCTTCAATTGAGGCCAATAAGTGGTTCTAAAAAAGAATTTGATCACTACACCCAATTATATTTAATTCAAActttactcctttttttttttttttctgtcaaaccgtaaattttgttagattagccaccgacATAGTTTGAACCCACTCCGTTATGCAAGGGCTCAACACCTTTCTACCATTGTGGTAAACGGCCACTTGCAACTTAATTTACTCCTAAAAAGACATCAAATTactaaaatgactaaaagatATGTAGTTTGTTCCATCGTTATAGTTCATTTTAGTCTCTAGTTTATTAGAGGAAATTATGAATTCATATTTCGTAGATAAAAGTTTGATTTGTTGTTGAGTCGACTGTGAGATGGGGAGTCCTTCATCTAGACGTTGGCCAACCATGGTCGGCTctcttgtttttagtttttctatGGCTTGATTATCGTTTCAACAGAAATTATCTGTGAAGAACACCTTGAGAAAAACTTACTTCTACTCAATTTTCTACAACTTGATCTCATTTATAGACATGTTTTGTTTAATTATCTAGGGTATATGATGGTCGTTTAGAGCTGCGTTTTAGGGTTTAAATATCCAATTTTGGGATTAAACCCTAATGTTTAAGCTTAGTGATAGTACtactaataataaaatttataattgtaATTGTGGATTAATTTTGTTCATATTTTGCAGATTGGTCAGCTCTCCACAGTGCCACCAAAGCAAAGGACCCCAGAAGCCCTAGCCGAAGCTGTAAGATACATGGACAGTCTTGAAGACGCAGCCTTCAATGGAGGGTTCATTCTTGAGAAAGTCATGGGTCCAATTTCCACGGGCCACATGGAGCTCCGGACCCGAAACCCGAACGACAACCCGGCAGTCACATTCAACTACTTCAAAGAGCCCCAAGACTTGGAGAGATGTGTCCAAGGCATTGAAACCATTGAGAAAATAATAGACTCAAAGGCCTTCTCTAAGTTCAGATACGAGGGTATGTCAATAGCAGCTCTGCTGAACATTACTGCAAATAGCCCTGTAAATTTGTTGCCTAAACATGCCAATGCGTCAAGGTCTTTGGATCAATTTTGCAAGGACACTGTCATGACCATATGGCATTACCATGGAGGATGCCAAGTTGGTAGGGTTGTTGACCATGATTACAAGGTTCTTGGTGTCGATGCTCTTCGAGTTATCGACGGTTCGACGTTTAATTACTCCCCCGGAACCAATCCTCAAGCCACTGTTATGATGCTTGGAAGGTACGTATGTAATGTTAAGTTAATACGTCATTCTGATGCAAGTTATACATTAGGGAATGGGAAATTAAATTATGGACCTCAAATGTAAGGGATGAATGCTCTTATTAACTGCGAGATGGGCTTTCGACAGTTTCAATTAACCCATGGTTGACTCGTAATTAGGTTactcaaaatttaatattagtTATATGTCATGGATGTCACGTTGATGTTTGATGGTCTGTTATGATTTGTGATGGTGCAGGTACATGGGAAAAACAATATTGGATGAGAGGCTTGCTAGTGATGAATCAAATTAGTAATTTATTATGTCTGATTGTTTGACTGCAAAGATTTGATCTTCTACTATGTATAACTATCCTGCTAAAATGACTGCAGAGATGGATGAGAGGAGCATGTATTAGGTTATATATTTCTTTAAACATGCAATGAAACATTTCCTCCCCAAAATAATACTATTAGAATGATTctcttttttcaaaaagggtATTGTAGGATAGTATCTAATAGTGCATATCGATCGTAATTGGCAGCTTTCTAGCCTAAATTTTTGTGTACGTTGAGTCTTAGATGTTAGGATTGGTTCTACTCAAGCTATCGAAGATCAAACCCAACTGATGATCATTGTTCTACGGTAACTAAGTCACAATCTCAAGTTTAGGAGGGTAAGTAAGACTTAGAGACTTACATGTATTCTTAAGTAGTTTAGATGCAtacaaaagtattttttttttctgcgtGTGCATGTTTGAAGTGTCATTTTGAGTCTTACTTGAACTAAGTTAATCAATATTAGATTTCCTTTTCTGACGTAGATTTTAGTCGTGGGTTAACATAAGTGGTTGGtctttgtttatttcatttaaGGCTTTCGAAATAAAGCCCATCAGACTTGACATTATGTGATAGGGTTTTGTTAAGATTCATTATAGATATGTTGACTTGTATTGCCGTAGAAGATACACACAAATAGACAGACAGGCAGGATGGGAAATATTGAGAGACTGACATATGCTTTAGAGAGAGAATACTTTGTGTGTGTTACAGTTT from Pyrus communis chromosome 17, drPyrComm1.1, whole genome shotgun sequence includes the following:
- the LOC137723041 gene encoding protein HOTHEAD, encoding MGFGLWRLFVAAVVVILFFHGFSGAERAPNFTFMHNATTAPDISYYDYIIVGGGTAGCPLAATLSQNYSVLLLERGGSPYGNPNITNLSTFGSALSDLSPASPSQRFISEDGVINARARVLGGGTCLNAGFYTRAPPDYIREAGWDGRLVNESYQWVERLVAFRPPIQAWQSAVRNGLMEAGVMPYNGFTYDHIYGTKVGGTIFDLEGHRHTAADLLEYANPTGLTVLLHASVHKILFRTKGKSRPLAHGVTFRDSSGTKHRAYLKNGSKNEIIISSGALGSPQLLMLSGVGPAEQLKAHNITVVVAQPMVGQGMSDNPMNAIFVPSPIPAEVSLIQVVGITHFGSYIEAASGENFAGGSTTKDFGMFSPKIGQLSTVPPKQRTPEALAEAVRYMDSLEDAAFNGGFILEKVMGPISTGHMELRTRNPNDNPAVTFNYFKEPQDLERCVQGIETIEKIIDSKAFSKFRYEGMSIAALLNITANSPVNLLPKHANASRSLDQFCKDTVMTIWHYHGGCQVGRVVDHDYKVLGVDALRVIDGSTFNYSPGTNPQATVMMLGRYMGKTILDERLASDESN